The following are encoded in a window of Candidatus Poribacteria bacterium genomic DNA:
- a CDS encoding BCCT family transporter — protein MREEGKQPQYMEERKYRKLFGLDIYLTPVFIISSIVIVVFIIGALVFQEGATKLFGDVKNWLTANFNWLFMLTANIVLLFFLFVAFSPLGKVRLGGADAKPDYSYLTWLAMLFAAGVGIGFLFFGVLEPVTYFQSPPLGVEKVYDPTKVYNTENIPDARDANVQAVSSLGIAATVFHWGLQGWAIYGVVALALAFFAYNRGLPLLIRSAFYPIFGDRIWGWPGHIIDTLAIFSGIFGLATSLGMGVQQVTAGFDYLFEIPTNAFTMVLLIVAITAIALISVLTGINVGIKRLSQFNIILAFLLLLAVIILGPTLHIFRNIFTGLGTYLMKIVPLSNWIGRADTDFLRGGTTFSWAWWIVWSPFTGMFIARISKGRTVREFVIFVLLLPMLLCLLWFGAFGGTAIHQFLIEGYTGVTEIVETGKQEKQFQEKPELALFKMFEGLPWTLLLSCIGMTLTIIFFITSSDSGSLSIDTIAAGGKVDAPVPQRAFWCIAEGLVAIALLLGGGLQSLQAATLTMGFPFAIVLLGMGVCVWIGLRSEVRQSL, from the coding sequence ATGCGCGAAGAAGGCAAACAACCACAATACATGGAAGAAAGAAAATACAGGAAACTATTCGGTTTAGATATCTACCTAACACCTGTATTCATAATTTCCAGTATAGTCATTGTTGTCTTTATCATCGGAGCACTCGTTTTCCAAGAAGGTGCGACAAAACTCTTTGGCGATGTCAAAAACTGGCTTACCGCGAACTTTAACTGGTTGTTCATGCTTACCGCCAACATTGTCCTGCTTTTTTTTCTGTTTGTGGCGTTTTCTCCACTCGGTAAGGTACGCCTCGGAGGCGCAGATGCGAAACCCGACTACTCCTACTTAACATGGCTTGCCATGCTCTTTGCGGCAGGCGTGGGCATTGGGTTTCTGTTCTTTGGCGTGTTGGAACCGGTTACCTACTTTCAGAGTCCACCGCTGGGAGTAGAAAAGGTTTACGACCCGACAAAGGTATACAATACTGAAAATATCCCCGATGCCAGAGATGCCAATGTCCAGGCGGTGAGCTCTTTGGGGATAGCAGCGACGGTCTTCCATTGGGGGCTACAAGGGTGGGCGATCTACGGTGTGGTCGCGCTTGCCCTCGCTTTTTTCGCTTACAACCGCGGCTTGCCGCTGCTGATCCGCTCAGCCTTCTATCCGATCTTCGGTGACCGGATATGGGGATGGCCTGGACATATTATTGATACACTTGCCATATTCTCAGGTATCTTTGGGTTGGCAACCTCGCTCGGTATGGGGGTGCAACAGGTGACCGCCGGTTTTGACTATCTGTTTGAAATTCCGACGAACGCCTTCACCATGGTCCTACTGATTGTGGCGATTACGGCAATTGCGCTCATATCGGTGCTGACCGGTATTAATGTAGGTATCAAACGTCTCAGCCAGTTTAACATAATTCTCGCGTTTTTGTTGTTGTTGGCTGTCATCATCCTCGGTCCGACGCTCCACATTTTCCGCAATATTTTCACTGGACTTGGCACTTATCTTATGAAGATTGTGCCACTCAGCAATTGGATTGGGCGCGCGGACACTGATTTCCTGCGCGGCGGGACGACGTTCTCTTGGGCGTGGTGGATTGTCTGGTCCCCGTTCACTGGCATGTTCATTGCCCGTATTTCAAAGGGACGTACGGTTCGCGAGTTTGTAATCTTTGTGCTTCTCCTGCCGATGTTACTATGTTTACTTTGGTTTGGTGCCTTTGGCGGCACTGCCATCCACCAATTTCTCATTGAGGGATACACCGGCGTAACCGAAATAGTTGAGACGGGTAAGCAAGAAAAACAGTTTCAAGAGAAACCAGAACTTGCCTTGTTTAAAATGTTTGAAGGACTCCCGTGGACATTGCTACTTTCCTGTATCGGTATGACACTGACAATCATCTTTTTCATTACCTCATCGGACTCCGGTTCCCTGAGTATTGACACCATAGCAGCGGGCGGCAAGGTTGATGCCCCGGTCCCACAACGCGCGTTCTGGTGTATTGCTGAGGGACTCGTCGCC